A window of the Labeo rohita strain BAU-BD-2019 chromosome 1, IGBB_LRoh.1.0, whole genome shotgun sequence genome harbors these coding sequences:
- the LOC127169088 gene encoding carbohydrate sulfotransferase 12, translating into MLKQLQFFLLLGTLFIIFFIIVHWDDVRDGTFYLHVASSSPALPTSMMSSGHWTSEDSFLWKESSGSVKPNLTITTLLSNLTQTLTRSSPTHLKLRQAHRRRLIRELCSANTSFNFPGKLKTFDQIPSKALDHLIVDDHHGVIYCFVPKVACTNWKRVMIVLSQNLKAPDGAPYLDPLDIPSALSHNATLHLTFNKFWKLFGRFSRPLMHHKLKNYTKFLFVRDPFVRLISAFRNKFALPNEDFYRQFGSVILQRYANISKPPDSAQDAFAAGIRLSFTHFIKYLLDPQTEQEKPFNEHWQQIHRLCHPCQIEYDFVGKLETLDEDTEHLLEILGMENQIRFPPGYRNRTAANWERDWFANISVADRRKLYNLYEADFRLFGYDKPETLLHE; encoded by the coding sequence ATGCTGAAGCAGCTTCAGTTTTTCCTTCTGTTGGGAACATTATTTATCATATTCTTCATAATAGTTCACTGGGATGACGTGAGAGATGGGACTTTTTATTTGCACGTGGCTTCATCATCTCCTGCATTACCCACAAGCATGATGTCCTCTGGACACTGGACAAGTGAGGATTCATTTCTCTGGAAAGAGTCAAGCGGGTCAGTCAAACCAAACCTGACAATCACAACTCTCCTAAGCAACCTAACACAAACTTTAACACGCTCTTCTCCAACACACCTCAAACTGCGTCAAGCACATCGTAGACGTTTAATAAGGGAACTCTGCTCAGCCAACACCAGCTTCAACTTCCCAGGAAAACTGAAGACATTTGACCAGATTCCAAGCAAAGCCCTGGACCACCTCATTGTGGATGATCATCACGGTGTTATTTACTGTTTTGTACCGAAGGTAGCATGCACCAATTGGAAACGAGTCATGATTGTGCTCAGCCAGAACCTGAAGGCACCTGATGGAGCTCCGTATCTGGATCCTCTTGACATACCATCAGCGTTATCCCACAATGCAACTCTGCATCTGACATTTAACAAGTTTTGGAAACTCTTCGGTCGCTTCTCGCGTCCTTTGATGCATCACAAGCTGAAGAATTACACTAAGTTCCTTTTTGTACGGGATCCTTTTGTACGGCTTATTTCTGCTTTCCGAAACAAGTTTGCTCTGCCTAATGAGGATTTCTACAGACAGTTTGGCTCTGTAATACTTCAGCGTTATGCTAATATTTCAAAGCCCCCTGACTCCGCTCAAGACGCCTTCGCCGCAGGTATTAGATTGTCCTTTACTCACTTTATTAAGTACCTGTTAGATCCACAGACTGAACAGGAGAAGCCTTTCAATGAGCACTGGCAGCAGATACACAGGCTCTGCCATCCGTGCCAAATTGAGTATGATTTTGTTGGGAAACTGGAAACACTTGATGAGGATACAGAACATTTGTTGGAGATTCTTGGGATGGAAAATCAGATTCGCTTTCCCCCAGGGTACCGCAATAGGACAGCTGCAAACTGGGAGCGAGACTGGTTTGCAAACATTTCAGTAGCTGACAGGAGAAAGCTGTACAATCTTTATGAAGCGGACTTTAGATTATTTGGATATGACAAACCTGAGACACTTCTGCATGAGTGA
- the si:dkey-26i13.8 gene encoding kinesin-like protein KIF19, whose protein sequence is MKDLPGEWKDHQLTVALRIRPLNDAEIEEGATTVAHKIDSQMVVLMDPCEDSDNVLRANRSREKTYMFDVAFDYTATQEDVYVATTKNLIDGVIAGYNATVFAYGPTGAGKTYTMLGLDSEPGIYIRTLNDLFRAIEDSTEDLDCSVYMSYIEIYNEMIRDLLNPSSGYLELREDAKGEIRIAGITEFSTCNAKEIMALLTKGNKQRTQESTAANKTSSRSHAILQVTVKQKSRVKDINEEVRVGKLFMVDLAGTERASQTQNRGQRMKEGAHINRSLLALANCINALSEKGGKGAQFVNYRDSKLTRLLKDALGGNSRTVMITHISPASSNFEESRNTLVYADKAKNIRTKVKRNLMNVSYHLAQYTRIIADLRSEIDRLRAKIDQQSQQEQQKGEKADIREIQAEVQQYSHGEMALLQEQLLSAFREQMEIRRSLMELENCNMELHIDTSRHLLTISDWERDRARARRGRDEVNGEKTDRDKEEEQGSGPEEPQYVTAAREEIGPLLAEQRKTMELKRELEDKLLNMKLKSSKIEELLPKRISNREQRDILTLLCKVHELELEKTEIQSAVLCKEHVLRTKDFIIQRHEQQRTLCDDIIHQQKALIEDQGLCVPEELRELYSLYFSELSDGSIDQILNLHTFTTNPRADNSLMIMTSQMRLDVISDLEEVDKTQQNNRKFSPLDKHPRDSSSSGLDYDSDNNRVFKSLSKLKPHRRHHLSASPTLSRKVCAVKGSTPVCPAEAVSPDTLREIVTDTKSISVIAAKRRSHLAKETNSRVASLALAAGLKSSASMDSLVSTLADESPEVKRNPPRRHGGRSQSKQDLKTSESRMELPQRHQRKKRSRSFEASKRQVQKPRQNPSRYPVLESISDNRLVRPALNMIQPLNSAGNPATPPVAKVKNPVSYFTGEVQLEKLEIRGTPPSTIHQKHSDVKRGQATYKRQRGPGDISYSSNLLQQPGNYKKFTSENPRQKVTADVNRKNEARQKNKHTVKKSYV, encoded by the exons ATGAAGGATTTGCCAGGAGAGTGGAAGGACCATCAGCTCACG GTTGCTCTGCGCATCCGACCACTAAACGATGCAGAGATCGAGGAGGGTGCAACCACGGTGGCACACAAGATTGACAGTCAG ATGGTGGTGTTGATGGACCCCTGTGAAGACTCTGACAATGTCCTGAGGGCCAACCGCTCGCGTGAAAAAACATACATGTTTGATGTGGCATTCGATTATACTGCCACCCAG gAGGATGTTTATGtggcaacaacaaaaaatcttattgatGGTGTGATTGCTGGTTATAATGCCACAGTCTTTGCATATGGACCTACAG gaGCTGGGAAGACATACACTATGTTAGGGTTGGATTCTGAGCCTGGCATTTACATCCGAACACTCAATGATCTCTTCAGGGCCATTGAAGACAGCACTGAGGACTTGGATTGCAGTGTTTATATGTCATATATAGAG ATTTATAATGAGATGATCAGAGATCTGTTAAATCCATCTTCCGGATACCTTGAGCTGCGTGAGGATGCTAAAGGGGAAATACGAATCGCAGGCATCACTGAGTTCTCCACATGTAATGCTAAAGAG ATAATGGCTCTTTTGACCAAAGGGAATAAACAGAGGACCCAGGAGTCAACAGCTGCTAACAAGACATCATCTCGCTCTCATGCTATACTTCAG GTGACAGTGAAGCAAAAGAGCCGTGTAAAAGATATCAACGAGGAGGTCAGGGTGGGGAAGCTATTCATGGTAGACTTGGCAGGAACTGAGCGAGCATCACAG ACTCAAAACAGAGGACAGAGAATGAAGGAAGGAGCACATATAAATCGTTCCCTGTTAGCACTGGCCAACTGCATCAATGCCTTGAGTGAGAAGGGTGGGAAAGGTGCTCAGTTTGTCAACTACAGAGACAGCAAACTCACTCGACTTCTTAAG GATGCTTTAGGAGGAAACAGTCGCACAGTCATGATTACCCATATCAGTCCTGCCAGCTCCAACTTTGAGGAGTCAAGAAATACGCTGGTTTATGCAGACAAAGCCAAAAATATAAGAACCAAg GTGAAACGTAACTTGATGAATGTTTCATATCACCTGGCGCAATATACACGCATTATTGCTGATCTGCGGAGTGAAATCGACCGACTTCGTGCAAAGATTGACCAACAGAGTCAACAAGAGCAACAGAAAGGAGAGAAAGCAGACATTCGTGAAATTCAAG CTGAGGTGCAGCAGTACAGTCATGGTGAGATGGCTTTACTGCAGGAGCAGCTCTTGTCTGCCTTCAGGGAGCAGATGGAGATCAGACGCAGCCTCATGGAGCTGGAGAACTGCAATATGGAACTCCACATAGACACATCGAGACATCTGCTCACCATCTCGGA TTGGGAGCGTGATCGAGCACGTGCCCGGCGAGGGAGAGATGAGGTAAATGGAGAGAAAACAGATAGAGATAAGGAGGAAGAGCAAGGGAGTGGACCAGAGGAGCCACAGTATGTCACAGCAGCTCGAGAGGAGATCGGCCCTCTACTGGCTGAACAGAGAAAGACAATGGAGCTCAAA CGTGAATTGGAAGACAAATTATTGAACATGAAACTAAAGTCATCTAAGATTGAGGAGTTGCTTCCTAAGCGGATTAGTAACCGTGAGCAGAGAGACATTCTGACACTGCTTTGCAAGGTTCATGAGCTGGAACTTGAAAAAACTGAAATCCAGTCAGCTGTTCTCTGCAAAGAACATGTTCTCCGAACAAAAGACTTCATCATTCAGCGCCACGAGCAGCAGCGGACACTCTGTGATGACATCATACACCAGCAGAAGGCTCTAATTGAAG ATCAAGGACTTTGTGTACCTGAGGAATTACGAGAGCTTTACTCACTGTACTTTAGTGAATTAAGTGATGGAAGCATTGACCAAATACTCAATCTTCATACTTTCACCACAAACCCCAGAGCT GATAACTCTCTTATGATTATGACCAGCCAAATGAGACTTGATGTGATCTCCGATTTAGAAGAGGTTGATAAAACACAGCAGAACAACAGGAAGTTCAGTCCTTTAGATAAACATCCCCGTGATTCTTCTTCCTCTGGGCTGGATTATGACAG TGACAATAACAGAGTTTTCAAATCGCTGTCTAAACTTAAGCCACATAGACGGCACCACTTATCTGCAAGCCCAACTCTTTCAAGGAAG GTTTGTGCTGTTAAGGGTTCGACTCCCGTATGTCCTGCTGAAGCTGTTAGTCCAGACACTCTGAGGGAAATTGTTACTGACACCAAGAGCATCTCAGTCATTGCAGCAAAACGTCGTTCACACCTAGCAAAGGAGACCAATTCCAGAGTGGCCAGTTTGGCTTTGGCCGCAGGGCTCAAGTCCTCGGCGAGCATGGACAGTCTAGTTTCTACTTTGGCAGATGAGTCGCCTGAGGTCAAAAGAAACCCCCCAAGAAGACATGGAGGCAGGTCCCAGTCAAAGCAGGACTTAAAGACATCAGAAAGCAGAATGGAGCTGCCTCAGAGACACCAGCGGAAGAAACGCTCCAGATCTTTTGAAGCAAGCAAAAGG CAGGTACAAAAACCAAGACAAAACCCTTCCAGATATCCAGTTTTGGAGAGCATCTCAGACAACCGGCTTGTGCGACCAGCATTAAACATGATCCAGCCACTCAACAGTGCTGGAAATCCTGCAACACCCCCAGTGGCTAAAGTGAAAAACCCTGTCTCTTACTTTACAG GAGAAGTGCAGCTTGAGAAGTTAGAGATCAGGGGAACACCACCCAGCACCATCCATCAAAAACACTCAGATGTCAAACGAGGACAGGCAACCTACAAACGGCAGCgag gccCGGGAGATATTTCTTACTCCAGCAATCTCCTGCAGCAACCGGGCAATTACAAGAAGTTCACTAGTGAAAATCCAAGACAAAAAGTAACAGCCGATGTCAACAGAAAGAATGAAGCacgtcaaaaaaacaaacatactgtTAAAAAATCATACGTATGA
- the LOC127168364 gene encoding eukaryotic translation initiation factor 3 subunit B: MQDTVNMAAESEFDEEEEPSFSDSEDFVDDIDDEELLEDVLRERPLEADGIDSVVVVDNVPQVGPERLEKLKNVIHKIFSKFGKITNEFYPEASGTTKGYIFLEYASPNQALEAVKNADGYKLDKQHTFRVNLFTDFDKYMNISDQWETPEKQPFKDFGNMRHWLEDPDCRDQYSVIYESGERTAIFSNDPKEPILVEERARWTETYVRWSPKGTYLATFHQRGIALWGGEKFKQIQRFSHQGVSLIDFSPCERYVVTFSPLMDTKEDPQAIIIWDILTGQKKRGFHCESSAHWPIFKWSQDGKFFARMTQDTLSIYETPSMGLLDKKSLKINGIKDFSWSPGDNIIAFWVPEDKDIPARVTLMQFPSRLEIRVRNLFNVVDCKLHWQRQGDYLCVKVDRTPRGTQGVVTNFEIFRMREKQVPVDVVEMKESIIAFAWEPNGSKFAVLHGESPRINASFYHVKSNGKIDLIKMFDKQQANSIFWSPQGQFMVLAGLRSMNGALAFVDTSDCTIMYIAEHYMASDVEWDPTGRYVVTSVSWWSHKVDNAYWLWTFQGRLLQKNNKDRFCQLLWRPRPPTLLSQEQIKAIKKDLKKYSKIFEQKDRLSQSKASKELVDKRRLMMEEYRRYKDSAIQLYSQQRELRLQLRGGVDTDELDSNVEDWEEETIEFFISEDIIPLGDLE, encoded by the exons AGTTGTTGGAGGATGTTTTGAGGGAGAGACCTTTGGAGGCTGATGGGATCGATTCGGTGGTCGTGGTGGACAACGTTCCCCAGGTGGGACCTGAACGTCTGGAGAAACTGAAAAATGTGATCCATAAAATCTTCTCCAAGTTTGGAAAAATCACGAATGAATTTTACCCTGAGGCGTCTGGGACGACAAAAGG GTATATCTTTCTGGAGTACGCGTCCCCTAACCAGGCTCTGGAAGCTGTTAAGAATGCAGATGGATACAAGCTGGACAAGCAGCACACATTCAGAGTCAATCTGTTCACCGATTTTGATAA GTACATGAATATCAGTGACCAGTGGGAAACCCCTGAAAAACAGCCATTTAAAGACTTT GGCAACATGAGGCACTGGCTTGAGGATCCAGACTGTCGTGATCAATACAGTGTAATCTACGAATCAGGAGAACGAACTGCCATATTTTCCAATGACCCGAAGGAGCCGATCCTGGTTGAAGAGAGAGCT CGCTGGACAGAGACTTATGTCCGTTGGTCACCCAAAGGGACGTACCTGGCCACCTTTCACCAGCGAGGAATTGCATTGTGGGGTGGAGAGAAGTTCAAGCAGATACAGAGATTCAGCCACCAGGGTGTCTCTCTCATTGACTTCTCCCCATGCGAGAG GTATGTGGTGACTTTCAGCCCACTGATGGACACTAAAGAGGACCCTCAAGCCATCATCATCTGGGACATCCTGACCGGACAGAAAAAACGTGGCTTCCATTGTGAGAGTTCGGCACACTGGCCTATTTTTAA GTGGAGTCAAGATGGAAAGTTCTTTGCCAGAATGACACAAGACACTCTGAGCATCTATGAGACCCCA TCAATGGGTCTGCTAGATAAGAAGAGTTTGAAAATAAATGGAATAAA AGATTTTTCTTGGTCCCCGGGAGACAACATCATTGCTTTTTGGGTTCCGGAAGACAAAGACATTCCTGCCAGGGTAACGCTCATGCAGTTCCCATCCCGTTTAGAGATTCGGGTACGGAATCTTTTCAACGTGGTGGACTGCAAACTTCACTGGCAACGGCAGGGTGACTACTTATGTGTGAAGGTGGACCGAACTCCCAGAGGaacacag GGTGTTGTCACAAACTTTGAGATTTTCCGCATGAGAGAGAAGCAGGTTCCTGTTGATGTGGTAGAGATGAAAG AGAGCATCATTGCATTTGCCTGGGAGCCCAATGGCAGTAAGTTTGCGGTACTACATGGAGAATCACCAAGAATAAATGCCTcattttaccatgtcaaaagcAATGGCAAGATTGATCTCATCA AGATGTTTGATAAGCAGCAGGCTAACAGTATCTTTTGGAGTCCTCAAGGTCAGTTCATGGTACTGGCAGGACTTCGGAG TATGAATGGTGCTCTTGCATTTGTGGACACGTCGGATTGTACCATTATGTATATCGCGGAGCATTACATGGCTTCTGATGTGGAATGGGACCCTACAGGCAGATACGTGGTGACTTCTGTTTCCTGGTGGAGCCACAAG GTGGACAATGCATACTGGCTTTGGACGTTCCAGGGACGTCTTCTGCAAAAGAATAACAAAGACAGATTCTGCCAGTTACTATGGAGACCACGCCCTCCTACGTTACTCAGTCAAGAGCAAATAAAG GCGATTAAGAAGGACCTCAAGAAGTACTCAAAAATCTTTGAGCAAAAGGACAGACTGAGCCAGTCTAAGGCTTCTAAG GAGTTAGTGGACAAACGCCGTTTGATGATGGAAGAATACAGGCGCTACAAAGACAGTGCCATTCAGCTTTACAGCCAACAGAGGGAGCTGCGCCTTCAGCTCAGAGGAG GTGTGGACACGGATGAACTGGATAGTAATGTGGAGGACTGGGAAGAGGAAACCATAGAGTTCTTTATCAGCGAAGACATCATTCCTCTTGGAGACCTGGAATAG